TCGAGGAGCTCTGGGAGAACTTCCGCCTCGAGACGGACTTCCTCGTGGAGGCCCGCAACCTCGAGGAGTTCAAGGAGGACAACGCCGACTGCGCCTTCGTGGACTGCCCGAGCCCCCACATGGCGCTCTGCACCGAGCACGTGGTCGTGATGGACTACGTGGACGGCATCACCATCTCGAAGCCGGCCAAGCTCGAGGCCGCCGGCTACGACCTCACCGAGATCGGCACCAAGCTCGTGGACAACTATGCCACGCAGGTGCTCGACGTCGGCTTCTTCCATGCCGATCCGCACCCCGGCAACATCATGGTGGCCGGGCGCAAGATCGTCTTCATCGACCTCGGCATGATGGGCCGGCTCTCGGTACGCTACCGCTCGCTCATGCGCCAGATGGTCTTCGCCGTGGCCGAGCACGACACGCCTGCGCTCAAGGAGGGCCTGCTCAGCTTCTCGACGGGCTCCGTCGAGGACGTGGACCATGCGGCCCTGCTCGACGACCTCGACCGCATCGTGGACGAGTACGGCAGCATGAGCCTCGAGGACCTCGACATCGGCGAGTTCCTGGGCCAGATCATCACGCTCGCGCGCCACAACGGCATCGAGCTGCCCGGGGCGGTCACGATGTTCGCCCGTGGCATGGTCACGCTCGAGGGCGTCATCGACGAGTTCCTCCCGGGCGTGAGCATCATCGAGATCATCAAGAACCACATCAAGGGCGTCGAGAGCCCTACCGACCTCATGAGGAAGGAGGTCGAGACCCTCGCGCCCGAGTCCCACAAGGCGCTCCACGGCATGCTGGGGGCGGCCTCGCAGGCCGACCTTGCCATGGGCATGCTCACACGTGGCCAGCTCAAGCTCAACATGGACTTCGTGGGCTCAGAGGACCCCATCGACGACCTCTCGCACATCGCCGACCGCCTCACCACGGGCGTCATCACGGCCGGGCTCCTCATCGGCTCGTCGGTGCTGTGCTATGCGAGCACGGTCTCGCCCAGCATGCCCGTCATCGCCTACCTGGGCATCCTGGGGTATCTGGCGGCGCTGCTCGTCTCGCTGTGGGTCGTGCATGACGTCTATCGCCGACATCGGCGCAGGCACCACTAGGCCGTCCGCCTGACGAGGCACGCGTCCGCCCGACCGCCCTCGGCTGCTCGGCCCTCATGCCTCGAGGGGATGGAACGTCGGCTCCATGTGGTCGAACGTGCAGAACTCGGTGTATCCCAGAGCTGCGAGCCTCCGTTGGACCAGCCGGATGTAGGCGCCGAGGTGGGCAGGCTTGTGGGAGTCGGACCCGATGGTCACGATGCGGCCGCCCAGGTCGTGGTAGAGGCGGAGGATCTCCGTGCAGGGCTGCAGGTCGGCCAGGCCATAGCGGAACGACGAGGTGTTGACCTCGATCCCCTTGCCCGAGGCGATGACGCGCTCGAGGATGGCCGCCACGATGTCGCGCGTGGCCTCGAACGGATAGGCGCCGGCCGGGTCGTAGCGCTTGATGAGGTCGAGGTGTCCTAGGACGGAGTAGTGGTCGAAGCTTCGGACGACGTCGTAGAGCTCCTGGTAGTAGGCATCGTTGTACTCCTTCTGGGTCCTGCCCTCCTGGAAGTCGCCCATCCAGAACTCGAGGTCCGCGACCTGGTGGATCGAGAGGATCAGGAAGTCCCATTGCTCCTTGTGTGCCTCGTAGAGGCGATCGAACTGCGGCTCGGTGTGCACCTGCACGCCGAACTCCATGCCGCAGCGCACGACGAGCTCGTCGGCGAACTCCTCCTGCACGCGGGCGACCTCGGGGAAGTAGTGCCGGTAGTCCACGTTGGTCACCGGCAGGCCATTCTCGATGCGGGCCCCGTCCGGGGCGTCATGGTCAGGCTTGACGCCATAGTCGACGTGGTCG
This genomic stretch from Atopobiaceae bacterium harbors:
- a CDS encoding histidinol-phosphatase HisJ family protein, giving the protein MLADYHVHSIFSDDSFYPMEEVCRDAVRLNLDEICFTDHVDYGVKPDHDAPDGARIENGLPVTNVDYRHYFPEVARVQEEFADELVVRCGMEFGVQVHTEPQFDRLYEAHKEQWDFLILSIHQVADLEFWMGDFQEGRTQKEYNDAYYQELYDVVRSFDHYSVLGHLDLIKRYDPAGAYPFEATRDIVAAILERVIASGKGIEVNTSSFRYGLADLQPCTEILRLYHDLGGRIVTIGSDSHKPAHLGAYIRLVQRRLAALGYTEFCTFDHMEPTFHPLEA
- a CDS encoding AarF/UbiB family protein, translated to MPTGDKTQQPGYRQRDEVAELEEDDAQRRRRMRGDDASAESDGPAVEGGTSGSDDPEEDEETIGLLGGFATSGTSRYNLTKAGRRERLLQMFSIVRKYDVFHGLTPVKLRRMLEELGPTFVKAGQILSMRSEILPDRFCQELTKLRADVDPMPFDLVRETLEAEYGRPLDTMFASIDPKPLGSASVAQVHRATLLDGTQVAVKVQRPRVQEIMAQDIDIMRSVSRRMARFIKGDQFIDLASVVEELWENFRLETDFLVEARNLEEFKEDNADCAFVDCPSPHMALCTEHVVVMDYVDGITISKPAKLEAAGYDLTEIGTKLVDNYATQVLDVGFFHADPHPGNIMVAGRKIVFIDLGMMGRLSVRYRSLMRQMVFAVAEHDTPALKEGLLSFSTGSVEDVDHAALLDDLDRIVDEYGSMSLEDLDIGEFLGQIITLARHNGIELPGAVTMFARGMVTLEGVIDEFLPGVSIIEIIKNHIKGVESPTDLMRKEVETLAPESHKALHGMLGAASQADLAMGMLTRGQLKLNMDFVGSEDPIDDLSHIADRLTTGVITAGLLIGSSVLCYASTVSPSMPVIAYLGILGYLAALLVSLWVVHDVYRRHRRRHH